A single Arcanobacterium canis DNA region contains:
- a CDS encoding AGE family epimerase/isomerase, whose protein sequence is MKLNDTLLSQMDNEFDALVEFAKKSRTEYGFTTMDANGDADEAAGLQLWINCRMTHIFCLATLRGDETAREYATHGISSLLTHFQDHENGGFFNAISLSTAQPLGDNGARKLSYAHAFVLLAASSGLQVGIDGAQELYDRAREIHEKYLWEPQFGLVRESWDREFTSTEDYRGANANMHTLEASLAAWDATTDPRWLEKAGSILTFVLGEAEKIGWRIPEHFDSQWNLIKDFNEDRPADPFRPFGLTPGHGIEWSRLALHFWAAVRHAQVDLAPELKDFVDSLPNLAYSLFTQALADGWNADGEPGIVYTTDFEGEPIVHERMHWTICEGIGAAAAFATYAEESGDQEQLDDMRQWFHTFIDFAREYLIEEPGKWIHELDRNNRPSGVTWPGKPDVYHAAQCMIMPQLPLTPTFAKALAQKN, encoded by the coding sequence ATGAAACTCAATGACACTTTGTTGTCCCAGATGGATAACGAATTTGACGCTCTCGTGGAATTCGCAAAGAAGAGCCGCACCGAATACGGCTTCACTACCATGGATGCGAACGGCGACGCCGACGAAGCAGCCGGTCTGCAACTGTGGATCAACTGCCGCATGACTCACATTTTCTGCCTGGCAACTTTGCGCGGTGACGAAACAGCGCGCGAGTACGCGACACACGGCATTTCCTCACTCCTGACGCATTTCCAGGACCACGAAAATGGTGGGTTCTTCAATGCAATTTCGCTTTCTACTGCCCAGCCACTTGGCGACAACGGCGCACGCAAGCTCTCCTATGCTCACGCTTTCGTGCTGCTTGCCGCTTCCTCTGGCCTGCAAGTTGGTATTGACGGCGCACAAGAACTCTACGATCGTGCGCGAGAAATTCATGAAAAGTATCTGTGGGAGCCGCAGTTCGGACTGGTCCGCGAATCCTGGGATCGCGAATTTACCTCTACCGAGGACTACCGTGGGGCAAATGCGAATATGCATACCCTCGAGGCCTCACTAGCGGCCTGGGACGCAACTACTGATCCGCGTTGGCTTGAAAAGGCTGGATCAATCCTGACGTTCGTCTTGGGCGAGGCAGAGAAAATCGGTTGGCGTATCCCTGAGCATTTTGATTCCCAGTGGAATCTCATCAAGGACTTCAACGAAGATCGCCCCGCAGACCCATTCCGCCCGTTTGGTCTCACACCGGGACACGGAATCGAATGGTCACGCCTTGCGCTCCATTTCTGGGCAGCAGTTCGCCACGCTCAGGTTGACCTCGCGCCGGAGCTGAAAGACTTTGTTGATTCCCTTCCGAATCTCGCGTATTCCTTGTTCACTCAGGCACTGGCAGACGGCTGGAATGCCGACGGCGAACCCGGCATCGTCTACACCACGGACTTCGAGGGCGAGCCGATTGTTCACGAGCGAATGCACTGGACGATCTGTGAAGGTATCGGAGCAGCAGCGGCCTTTGCCACTTATGCTGAAGAATCGGGCGATCAAGAACAACTCGACGATATGCGTCAGTGGTTCCACACGTTTATCGATTTTGCGCGCGAATACCTGATCGAAGAACCAGGCAAGTGGATCCACGAACTGGATCGTAACAATCGTCCGTCAGGAGTCACCTGGCCAGGAAAGCCCGACGTGTACCATGCAGCGCAGTGCAT
- a CDS encoding exo-alpha-sialidase yields MKNRTFSKVAFTALAAGTLVIGNFVVAPTHSAFADEPQSPTNATAKTVAQAETGSVDKPVDETNTRQKYTGVAQPSVKFGLGGTITPNDQKITLKERDKDNKAWYRIPALTSTPGGDLIAAFDERPLSKGGSGAKLSREGFNGENWIKLLDKEWKNGEDSPNPNYIVQYRSTDNGKNWTREGYICEGVASGDREKISGCSDPSYVVDWETGTIFNFHVRSYLAGIQSSQKGNAATDRNVIHVEVSESHDDGKTWTHKIITDQATPDANAQWRFAASGQGVQLTHPKHKGWLIQQFTRSDSPAGSGTQQAFSLISKDHGKTWEAGKSVGTKMDENKVVELSNGDLLLTSRNSGGPGKYDGVSHNRDAHRWQALSTDGGFTWGEVTQMPDIKEGKTNGQILRAFPMAKEEDPAAKILLYASSAAIRDQNSRGENNDRYRATIYLSCDNGTSWKQQKMFNEDTTGYITIAVQPDGRVGMLTEDGKDGYKDYGIYYRNFDIDYVGHCAGVKEYVKINALNEKVSSLESKLGDATAEAKKAKEELAVARNELMATTKLKDQLAEQAQAKQKEVAKLEADKTALGTEIKKLKAAQDSQATTNNKAREENALKETKSMMINSTVKKKSGTDQSAASQSTASTAPNAKAGADSAPALPHTGANTLMATVSSVLLVLGGLALAKRTKREG; encoded by the coding sequence ATGAAAAATCGGACATTTTCAAAGGTCGCCTTTACCGCTTTAGCGGCAGGCACACTCGTGATCGGAAATTTTGTTGTGGCGCCTACTCATTCTGCTTTTGCTGATGAGCCGCAATCGCCCACAAACGCGACAGCCAAAACTGTCGCTCAGGCTGAAACTGGATCTGTGGACAAACCGGTAGATGAGACGAACACACGACAGAAATACACGGGAGTTGCCCAACCGTCGGTGAAATTCGGTCTCGGTGGGACAATCACCCCGAACGATCAGAAGATCACCCTCAAAGAACGCGATAAGGACAATAAGGCGTGGTACCGTATTCCGGCACTCACCTCGACCCCAGGGGGAGATCTCATCGCCGCATTCGATGAGCGCCCGCTAAGCAAGGGCGGGAGCGGGGCGAAACTCTCACGCGAAGGATTCAACGGAGAAAATTGGATCAAACTACTCGACAAAGAATGGAAGAACGGAGAGGACTCTCCCAACCCGAACTACATCGTCCAGTATCGTTCCACGGACAACGGCAAGAATTGGACGCGCGAGGGCTACATTTGTGAAGGCGTCGCATCGGGAGATCGTGAAAAGATTTCTGGCTGTTCCGATCCTTCTTACGTTGTCGATTGGGAAACCGGCACCATTTTTAATTTCCATGTCCGATCGTATCTAGCGGGAATCCAATCTTCTCAGAAAGGTAACGCAGCCACTGATCGCAATGTGATCCACGTTGAGGTCTCAGAATCTCACGATGACGGAAAAACGTGGACTCACAAGATCATCACTGATCAGGCCACGCCGGATGCCAACGCACAATGGCGTTTTGCGGCCTCTGGCCAGGGTGTCCAGCTCACCCACCCCAAGCACAAGGGTTGGCTTATCCAACAGTTCACACGTTCTGATTCGCCGGCTGGTTCAGGAACACAGCAGGCATTTTCCCTGATTTCCAAGGACCACGGAAAGACGTGGGAAGCGGGCAAGAGCGTTGGCACGAAGATGGACGAGAACAAAGTCGTTGAGCTGTCCAACGGCGATCTGCTCCTGACCTCACGTAACTCAGGTGGCCCAGGAAAATACGACGGCGTTTCTCACAACCGCGATGCACATCGTTGGCAGGCTCTTTCCACCGACGGCGGATTCACGTGGGGCGAGGTAACCCAGATGCCCGATATCAAGGAAGGCAAGACGAACGGCCAGATCCTTCGCGCTTTCCCGATGGCAAAGGAAGAAGATCCCGCTGCCAAGATTCTCCTCTACGCGAGCTCCGCGGCAATTCGAGATCAAAATTCTCGCGGTGAAAACAACGATCGCTACCGCGCAACCATCTACCTCTCATGCGATAACGGCACTTCGTGGAAGCAACAGAAGATGTTTAACGAAGACACAACGGGATACATCACAATCGCCGTCCAGCCTGACGGCCGCGTCGGAATGCTCACCGAAGACGGTAAAGACGGCTACAAAGATTACGGCATCTACTACCGAAACTTCGATATCGACTATGTCGGGCATTGCGCGGGCGTGAAGGAATACGTCAAAATCAACGCACTCAACGAGAAGGTCTCTTCCCTCGAAAGCAAGTTGGGCGACGCAACCGCCGAAGCGAAGAAGGCGAAGGAGGAGCTCGCCGTCGCACGCAACGAGCTGATGGCCACAACGAAGCTCAAGGACCAGCTCGCCGAGCAAGCGCAGGCAAAGCAGAAAGAAGTGGCCAAGCTCGAAGCGGATAAGACCGCACTCGGCACTGAGATTAAGAAGCTCAAGGCCGCGCAGGACTCACAGGCGACGACGAATAACAAGGCGCGTGAAGAAAACGCACTCAAAGAGACGAAGTCGATGATGATCAACTCCACGGTAAAGAAGAAGTCTGGCACGGATCAGTCCGCTGCATCGCAATCGACTGCTTCAACGGCACCGAACGCGAAGGCGGGAGCAGATTCGGCACCAGCACTCCCACACACTGGCGCGAACACGCTGATGGCTACTGTTTCTAGCGTCCTGCTGGTCCTTGGCGGTCTGGCACTAGCTAAGCGAACAAAGCGCGAGGGATGA
- the rbsK gene encoding ribokinase, which produces MDIAVIGSNMVDLISYIHRMPKEGETIEAPDFKLGCGGKGANQAVAAARIGSDVLMVTRVGNDMFADNTIANFEANGIDTRYVLRTEATSGVAPIFVDPESHNSIIIVKGANAQLSPADIDAAGNDIAKCKLIVLQLEVPLETVYYAIEFGKQHNIPVLLNPAPAAPDLVLEKVKDATYFMPNESELSLLTGMPVETLDDIRNAASALLDAGMKNVIVTLGSRGAIWISKSGEVMIEGETVDARDTTGAGDAFIGCFSHHLVATGDVEASMRMANKYAANSVTKLGTQTSYATAEEFDAVK; this is translated from the coding sequence ATGGATATCGCGGTTATCGGATCGAATATGGTGGATCTCATTTCCTATATCCACCGTATGCCGAAAGAAGGCGAAACAATCGAAGCGCCAGATTTCAAGCTCGGCTGCGGAGGAAAAGGTGCAAACCAAGCCGTTGCTGCCGCACGGATCGGCTCCGATGTTCTGATGGTGACTCGCGTCGGCAATGACATGTTTGCTGACAACACGATTGCAAATTTTGAGGCAAATGGTATCGATACGCGCTACGTCTTGCGTACCGAGGCAACCTCAGGTGTAGCGCCGATCTTCGTTGATCCTGAATCACATAATTCGATCATCATCGTCAAGGGTGCCAATGCACAGCTCTCCCCTGCCGATATCGATGCTGCTGGAAACGATATTGCCAAGTGCAAGCTCATCGTCCTTCAGCTCGAAGTGCCACTGGAAACGGTGTACTACGCAATCGAGTTCGGAAAGCAGCACAACATCCCTGTGTTGCTTAACCCTGCGCCTGCCGCACCTGACCTCGTGTTGGAAAAAGTCAAGGATGCCACTTATTTCATGCCCAACGAATCAGAGCTGTCACTTCTGACGGGGATGCCAGTGGAGACTCTTGATGATATTCGTAACGCTGCATCTGCGCTTCTCGACGCGGGGATGAAGAACGTCATCGTAACCCTTGGGTCTCGCGGTGCCATCTGGATCAGTAAATCAGGTGAAGTCATGATTGAAGGCGAAACCGTTGATGCACGCGACACAACAGGTGCAGGAGACGCATTTATCGGGTGCTTCTCACATCATTTGGTTGCTACTGGAGATGTGGAAGCATCGATGAGGATGGCAAACAAATACGCCGCTAATTCCGTCACCAAATTAGGAACACAAACCTCATATGCGACTGCAGAGGAATTTGATGCCGTGAAGTAA
- the fucP gene encoding L-fucose:H+ symporter permease has protein sequence MSAHIEPGVKNTSWGLIKDPARQLPDGYLDRTPIFQYILLSICFPMWGAAASMNDILITQFKSVFDLSDFASAFVQSAFYGGYFVLAIPASRVIRKWSYKSGILMGLCFYIIGCTLFFPASRVATYSVFLVALFAIATGLSFLETSCNTYSTMAGPRRLATLRLNISQTFYPLGSIFGVLLGKWLVFTDGEALHKQIQGLSGDERTAFISEALGRTLGPYRFIILVLAILLILVAITQFPHCKPVRGTHKLKASIGETLSYLAHNARFREGIFTQFLYVGMQTAVWSFTIRLALNLDSSLNERTASNFMIWAFVAFFLGKVCANILMTRFNEDLVLIGYSIAGVAALAAVITIPSIAAVWFAILTSGLFGPCWATIYARTLDAIEDKRHTETGGAVIVMSIIGGAVIPVIQGLVSDKTGSMQVAFIVSLICFAAVLVYFLRQYKVSRTASPSAK, from the coding sequence GTGAGTGCTCATATTGAACCCGGCGTCAAAAATACGTCGTGGGGGTTAATTAAAGATCCAGCCCGCCAGCTTCCCGACGGCTACCTTGATCGCACGCCAATTTTCCAATACATTCTGCTTTCGATCTGCTTCCCCATGTGGGGCGCGGCAGCCTCGATGAATGACATTTTGATCACCCAGTTCAAATCGGTTTTTGACCTATCAGATTTCGCTTCGGCGTTCGTCCAGTCGGCATTCTACGGTGGGTACTTCGTGTTGGCGATCCCTGCCTCACGCGTCATCCGCAAGTGGAGCTACAAGAGCGGCATTCTGATGGGCTTATGTTTCTACATCATCGGCTGCACACTCTTCTTCCCAGCTTCGCGAGTAGCAACGTATTCCGTGTTCTTAGTGGCGCTCTTTGCTATCGCAACCGGCCTATCATTCCTTGAGACGTCGTGCAACACTTACTCCACAATGGCCGGCCCGCGTCGTCTGGCAACCTTGCGCCTGAATATTTCTCAGACCTTCTACCCGCTGGGCTCAATCTTCGGCGTGCTGCTTGGAAAATGGCTCGTCTTCACCGACGGCGAAGCGCTCCATAAGCAGATTCAGGGCTTAAGCGGCGACGAACGCACGGCATTCATTTCCGAAGCGCTTGGGCGAACACTTGGACCGTACCGTTTCATTATTCTCGTCCTTGCGATCTTGCTCATCCTCGTCGCTATCACCCAATTCCCGCATTGCAAGCCTGTGCGCGGCACTCACAAACTCAAGGCAAGCATCGGCGAAACCCTGTCCTACCTGGCTCATAACGCACGTTTCCGCGAGGGAATTTTTACTCAGTTTCTTTACGTCGGTATGCAGACTGCGGTGTGGTCATTCACGATTCGACTCGCTCTTAATCTCGATTCGTCTCTCAATGAGCGCACCGCCTCCAACTTCATGATCTGGGCATTCGTCGCCTTCTTCCTTGGCAAGGTATGTGCCAATATCCTCATGACGCGATTCAACGAAGATCTTGTGCTCATCGGATACTCGATCGCCGGCGTCGCCGCCCTCGCTGCAGTGATCACGATTCCGTCGATTGCTGCCGTCTGGTTCGCAATTCTCACCTCCGGACTCTTTGGCCCGTGCTGGGCAACGATCTACGCCCGCACCCTCGACGCCATTGAGGACAAGCGTCACACCGAAACCGGTGGCGCAGTGATCGTGATGTCCATCATCGGCGGCGCAGTGATTCCCGTCATCCAAGGCCTCGTTTCAGACAAGACCGGGTCCATGCAGGTCGCTTTCATCGTGTCTCTCATCTGCTTTGCGGCCGTTCTGGTGTACTTCCTGCGCCAGTACAAAGTCAGCCGCACTGCATCCCCCTCAGCCAAGTAA
- a CDS encoding aldose 1-epimerase family protein yields MLTIHLDKAQFHTHETLLAETGEIRVSTKKYRKGIESLTIANSRGHVEVLPFMGQIIWDAEFDGRSLRMKNMFTEPGPAHEIVETYGCFAFHSGLLAAGVPSPEDTHMLHGEFATAPMDQAWLEIEGDRVRIVSDYEYTMGFGHHYRARPCVTVEAGSPQFHIGMEVTNLSEYAPMPLQYMCHMNYAFVPDGVMSESLPDGAFQLRRTIPAHVTPTERWTEINEAILAGKIDSHDLSAATEFDPEIVYLADDLTQYGPVATFELTSPDGVTFTTRFSTQEFSTATRWVLYNPDQQVAAFVLPGTSRPEGFLAAQKAGTLIMLEAGATRTFDVITGIKED; encoded by the coding sequence ATGCTCACTATTCATCTCGACAAAGCGCAATTTCATACACACGAAACTCTTCTTGCTGAAACTGGCGAAATCCGCGTCAGCACAAAGAAGTATCGCAAAGGCATCGAATCGTTGACAATCGCGAACTCTCGCGGCCATGTCGAAGTTCTGCCGTTCATGGGGCAGATCATCTGGGATGCAGAGTTTGATGGACGCTCCTTACGCATGAAAAACATGTTCACCGAGCCGGGGCCGGCACACGAAATCGTGGAAACCTACGGTTGCTTCGCTTTCCACTCAGGTCTTCTTGCAGCCGGCGTTCCTTCCCCTGAGGATACGCATATGCTTCACGGCGAGTTCGCGACCGCTCCTATGGATCAAGCGTGGTTAGAGATTGAGGGCGATCGAGTGCGTATCGTCTCCGACTATGAGTATACGATGGGCTTCGGACATCACTACCGCGCACGGCCCTGCGTCACCGTCGAAGCCGGATCCCCACAATTCCATATTGGCATGGAAGTCACCAATCTTTCCGAATATGCTCCTATGCCGCTGCAGTACATGTGTCATATGAACTACGCATTCGTTCCCGACGGGGTTATGAGCGAATCGCTTCCTGATGGCGCTTTCCAGCTACGACGGACAATTCCTGCGCACGTGACGCCGACCGAGCGGTGGACTGAGATCAACGAGGCAATCCTGGCCGGAAAAATTGATTCACATGACCTGTCAGCCGCAACCGAATTCGACCCAGAAATTGTGTATCTTGCTGACGATCTCACCCAGTACGGTCCGGTTGCCACGTTCGAGCTCACCAGTCCCGATGGCGTCACGTTCACGACGCGCTTCTCGACACAAGAGTTCTCTACAGCCACTCGTTGGGTTCTCTACAACCCAGATCAGCAAGTCGCAGCTTTTGTGCTGCCAGGAACTTCACGTCCGGAAGGATTCCTTGCAGCACAAAAAGCAGGAACGCTGATCATGCTTGAGGCCGGCGCAACACGTACGTTTGATGTCATAACAGGAATCAAGGAGGACTGA
- a CDS encoding copper homeostasis protein CutC yields MLEVIALDARDGVAAQAGGAGRVELVGTMDKGGLSATVEQVREFRAHCDLPIRAMLRDQGGFSAGDVDALADRGAMLIDAGVEALVLGYLAGGELDTILIEEIATRAGSREITIHRAVDSAADYLNAWQRVLDFGSVSAGADSSEISPAGVEVTTVLTAGSEDGVESGMGNLLQAARMEGVAPLIMAGGGLKLAHIAPLREAGVRMFHVGSAVRESWVTPVNAEQVKIWAAAANGE; encoded by the coding sequence ATGCTAGAAGTAATCGCGCTAGATGCGCGCGACGGTGTGGCGGCGCAGGCCGGTGGGGCTGGCCGAGTCGAACTCGTGGGAACGATGGATAAGGGCGGACTTTCAGCAACTGTTGAACAGGTGCGCGAGTTTCGCGCTCACTGCGACCTTCCTATCCGCGCAATGCTCCGTGACCAAGGTGGTTTCAGTGCGGGCGATGTTGATGCGCTCGCGGATCGAGGCGCCATGTTGATTGACGCCGGAGTCGAAGCCCTTGTTCTCGGGTATCTCGCTGGCGGTGAGCTCGATACGATCTTGATTGAGGAAATCGCAACGCGGGCAGGATCTCGAGAAATCACCATTCATCGTGCCGTTGATTCAGCCGCGGATTATCTGAACGCATGGCAACGCGTACTCGATTTTGGATCTGTGAGTGCGGGCGCGGATTCGTCGGAAATCTCGCCGGCAGGCGTGGAGGTCACGACCGTCTTGACAGCGGGAAGTGAAGACGGCGTTGAGAGCGGAATGGGTAACCTCCTCCAAGCAGCGAGGATGGAGGGTGTTGCACCGTTGATAATGGCCGGGGGAGGGCTCAAGCTTGCCCATATTGCGCCCCTTCGAGAAGCCGGTGTACGCATGTTCCATGTTGGTTCGGCGGTTCGCGAATCGTGGGTGACGCCGGTGAACGCCGAACAGGTGAAGATCTGGGCGGCCGCAGCGAACGGTGAATAA